The region CGTGGCAGCGCTGCGGCTGTACACTCGTCGTGCACGCGCGGTCGCGGCTGATGCGTCACACGTGCACTTGAAGTAAGTAGAGGTTTTTTGCTGTCttttagcatgctgacaccacGTGCTTCCTCGTGGCGCCAGGCGCCTAATTGGCTGCCAAAGTCATCAGTGCCGCGAGCACGTGTATTTCTCTGCAAAGTTGCGCGTGCTCGCCGGAAGCAGACTGGGCGCagctgtattgatttttttgtgtgtgtgttttgttttatctCCTTTTGTCAAGCTAATTACAGACTAATTAGACTCTTCGCGTATTAAGTTGTGGTCACAATGTAACCTACCACAAATTTGTGAAAGATGAGACCATATGAAAAAACACAACCCTTTCTGAAAATAcatgttatattattgtattgatAAAACATAATGTTACTATCTGACAAAAAGACACTACAGTAAATACTCGGGTGACTGTCAATGAAAAGCTGACACGCCCCTGAGTGTGTTGCGTTGTCACTGTGTTGACGACCATGGCAAGAATTGTCATGGTActtgttgtttatgtttgccagaggacacacacagacacacacagacacacacatcagctGTGATGTCTCAggatgacaggaagtggcagaGCGAGGTGGAGGAGAAGAAGCGTCAGCTGGAAGATGACAGACGAGCGCTGCATCACATGAAGGTGAGACAGACAATCAATGGCTACAAAGAAGTCAACTAAAGGTGAAAAAAATGGATACAtaaagtactgtatgtatgcatacATCGTTTATTGTGTAGTATAGATAGAATACATagtgtattttatgtatggaTACATGTGTAGCATGTACAGTAGTGTAtgtaaacatacacatacagtacacgccacagcatctcagtagATTCAGGCCAGGgttttgactaggccactcttcattttgttttacttCAGTCATTCAGAGGTAgtcttgctggtgtgttttggatcattgtcctgctatgGAACCCAAGTTGTTTCCAGCTTGAGGTCACAGACTGATGCCCAGACATGGTCCCTTAGGATTtgtttggtagacagcagaattcatggttccatttatcacagcaagtcttccaggtcctaaagcagcaaaacagccccaggccatcacactaccgccaccatattttactgttggtatgatgttctttttctgaaatgctgtGTGACTTTTACGCAGATGTAACGGAACACACACCTTCAAAAAAATTACACTTTAGTATTTTCCTGAAAGTCTTGGAGATCATCAGATTtagatgagccttaatgttctttgtgTTCAGCAGTAGTTTTTTGTCttgaactctgccatgcaggctgtttttcttatgatggagtcatgaacactgaccttaattgAGGCAAGTGACGCCTGCAGTTCTTTGAGTGTTGTTGTGGGCTCTTGTGtaacctcttggatgagtcggcACTGCGCTCATGGAGTCATTTTGCTtgggtttcatttaaaaactgcattttgtgttcagttgtgttgtcattgacaaatatttaaattagtttgttgatctgaaacatttaagtgtgacaaacatgcaacacaaccaaaatcaggaagggggcaaacactttttttcacacCACAGTACACATAagactacatactgtatgtatgcatgtatgaatTCACTATGTACGTACTACTTATGTGTATGTAGACtaagtatatttttaaaaaattatgtaaacatCTAACGCTGGATGTGTGAGACAATAAGATAAGTGACgttagtaatgctaacatgtagccaCCTTGCAAGGTGATGTGAGAGGGAACATGAGAGGCAACCAGGAAGTCTCTTGAAGTGTAAGACTGTTGCGTTCAGGGACATACAACGCTTCCTGTTCTGTGTTTAGTCAAAGGCACTAAGAGAGCGCTGGCTACTGGACGGAGCACCACCTATTGGGGATGAACAGAAGCAACAGCATGAGGAACACGCCAAGAACCTGGAGGACACCGTCAGCAGGTCCATTATTGAGAATGAAAGAAAACTAGCACTTTTCTTTAGGAATCCTTCATTTTCCTAGCTATATCTATCTGTCTATTGtatatctatccatctctctatctatcttcCTACCTATAGCTACAGTGTATGGGTTTATCAATGACATTGTTAATGTTGCAGGTTGGAAAAAGAATTAATCAATCTTGAGAACACAGGAGCATGCACGAGTTCagtgagtacacacacacacacacacacacacacacacacatacacacacagacacagcgTGTTCATGGTCTTTTGTCACTTCCAGCTGAGGTCAGGATCAATTCAAGGTACTTTTCATCTTCTCACAGAGACCAGAGTAATCACATTTTTAGAGAGCTTATCATGACATCCTGTCTTTTTTGCAGAGGTCAGCCATCACAAGGTGGGAGGCGATGACATGATGAAGCGAGGTGAGTCACCTTTAAGTTGTGACCTTTAAGTTTATCAACGACgttattttgttgtgtgtgaCCTCCAACCTCCCCAGCAATGTATTCGGTGGAGATCAAAGTAGAGCGGGACAAGGCAACGGGGGAGACACGCGTCCTGTCCTCGCACACCAAACTTCCTTTTGACTGCTCTCAGGGAGGGATCAAAGTTTACGAGGACCATCAGAAAGGTGAAAGGTCGTCAAATGGACATGAGATAGTTGCGTTGTTGAGGTCACGTGATTAGTGATTGTCTCGCCTTCTAGTGGTTCATGAGGTCAATGGTGAGGATGGTGTTCACCTGCTCAGTGCCGCCGAGGTGGACGAGCTCATCCTCAAAGCTGATGAGGTGCTGACAACCCCATGCGTGGCGGTCCAAGAGAAGGAGGAGATAAAGGAGGAGACGGTGGAGGCGGCACCGGAGATCACTGGGCTGGAAGCCATGTCTGAAGAGCAGGGTGGTGCCCGGGAGCCTGTCACCATGGTGTTTATGGGCTACCAGGATGTGAAGGATCAGGACCACACCAAGAAGGTCCTTGGCCTGCAGGGGACAGTCAAGGCGGAGCTTGTCCTCATCGAGGACGGGAAGACCTCACCATCAGGAGGACCAGTGGATGCCGTGCCAATTCCTACCACTGTTCCGGAGATAGTGGACAAGTGTGAATCGGCGGCGGTGCCACCGAGAGGGTCCGTGAAAACCAAGAAGGAGAAAGAGGCGCGTAAGTGCTGCATCGTCATGTGAACCACCACCTGGGGGTGCTACAAAATATTTCCGCAAGACTGcaaaacatcacttcctgttttttttacatttctcatCTTTGCTTTAAGCAgctgattagcattagcacatgctacctgtaaaaaaaagtgtgacaaaGTAATGCAAGCATGTAATGCAAGCATGTCATGAACATGAAcgccatcacttcctgtttgtgtttcatTGACTGCAGCTGACAACACAAAGCTAATACCAAAGCTAAACATGTGCTGCTGACCTACTGCATGCTAGCAGCAACATAAGTATTGGGGCACAGCTCTTTATCGTGTTTTTCTCCCAGTACACACAGCTGGGTCCACAAAGTCATGCACTGATGAGTTTGCtgtggaagaactagaacagcGATGGTGACCAACTTCAGTGATCTCCCAAATGGACACTCCAAAATCTTTTATGTCTTCCCAACTACACTGGAAGCCGTCTGAGATGCCATGTTTTCTTCAAATTTTAATATCCAGcagctgtcccaatacttttgtggGTGGCCAGCTTCCTGTGACCAATGAGCGTTAATGGCATCGCATCCTCCATCAACAGACGCGACCTTGCTGATGTCATGACCAAGAAGGTCAGCAAAACCTTGAGGGAGgagctttaaaatgttgtccTAATACCCAATAAGTCTCTTTATGAGCAATACAAGGCTGTGTCTGAAATATACTTCCTTCAGTATGTATACTCATTATCTACAGTACGTATACTATGTACACTTATAGTTTCTGAAGTCACAATCTTGACAGTGTAGTTCAGTCCCGGAAATGACAATCAGAATATTTATCGGCCTcgtcttcttctctcctttttaaatTGTGAATGGATTTAATAATTACACTGACTAgactttaatatatatatgattaatattatgattaatattaaaatattttattttttagggaATGAAGGCCGCTTTTTAATCAAACGAAgaatcaagtttatttgtagttctaaaCGTAAGAtgtttttactcattttttgtctctccgaggttatgcttttttttttttacagcatctCTCACATCGtatgcaaataatatgcaaattcgCCAATGAGGTCATCTAGCAAATTCGAGACACTTCAAGAAGGGACAGCCAAAAATTCCTCTCTTTCTGAAGAGTTGGCCACAGTGCCCAATTGAGACGAAGCTCaaatctgattttttaaaatggtttctGTACTAACATGGATGTGCTGGTACTTTGCAAACAAATATCTTTATGATTAAAAGGTGGTGTTGCAAAGTCTTTTGGCTGTGTTTTCAAACAAATGTGAGCGCAACATAAAACAGACGGGAAAGTGTAGTATACATCTgagcagcagggggcagcaggcGACAGAAGAGATGCACTATGTCAGctgcagaggaagaggaggtgctCATGGAAACACCTGCAtgggatggtggtggtggttacTGGGGTCACAGGTGAGATTGGTCAGAAGGTCAGATTGATTAGTTGTGGGATGGGGTGATTATTAGTTTATATGTTCTTTCCATCCAGAGAACTTTCTGTTATGTCACATACAGTTTTGGCTGGTGGGGGCGGGGCACTTGGGGGCGGAGCTTGTAAGTATGATGAACTTTGTCTCAGTGgtccttttttttgtgcttgaGAAGGCTTCTACGAGCGGAACCTGAACTCAGGTAAGACTTTTATTTGAAGCATTCTTGTTCTAATGTCAGCGTTACTGTTAAACGATTCACGTTATCGCTTGACTTCAGACTGACTATTGACACTGGCCTACTATATTCAACAAGTGAGTGTCCAATAGGAGCGACTGACACTGCCTTTAATTTGTTGGTCATGATATTCTTTCtaatcagaataaaacacagGACGGAGATATCTGGCACAAAagtatttgtgaacaatatatGACGTGTATtattaaaagtgtaaaagtgaattgaatcaaacaaaatacatatacagtatcacCCGCCCCTAGTGGCCATGAACTGTTAGCGCCCCCTACAGGTTATAAATCTTTGTCCAGAGAGTTTCTGTTCGAAATGTTTCTCTGCTTGCTCTCCTCTTGTCCACTTGTTCGCCTCTGGCCTTCTGTCACTTGACAGTGAACAGGGTGTTATCAGTTGACGGCAGGGGGGGAGGGGCTACTGATGACGTCTTATCTGCTCGACTGCACGTGTAggctaatgctaaagctaatggTTTTGTCAGAAGTCACGTCCCAAATTcggaaaatattaaaagaactAAGGTCTTGGGGTTTGTGACTGAGTGTATgagtttcataaaaaaaaaaactaaatggcTAACTGGCTAAATGTAATCGGCGGTCTCAAATGGAGCACTTCTGTCACTGCACTTCAATAAGTATACTACTTTTAACAGTGTAGCAATATTTAGCCACTActtcttgaatattttttactgCTATGGTTTGCTTCTTCCGCAAGGTAGGCAAGATTGTACCTTTTGAGGGTTGTAAGCACTGCACACTCACACTCAGTTTCAATATTTGGGTACTGACAGTGCACATTTTGCACTTATGCAGTCAATAGACTTGGCGGCTTTCCACACAGAAACGTCTTCGGGTCAAAGctgcaaaatattttattgttttggcTCTTGTTTTGGCTCTAAAAACGGAAACGGTAaccttaaatgtattttttgaaaactgttttcagagtgggctgcacggtagttgagtggttagcgcgcaggccacacagctaggggaccagggtccgactccccgcttgggcatctctgtgtggagtttgcatgttctccccgtacatgcgtgggttttctccgggtactccggtttcctcccacattccaaaaacatgctaggttaattagcgactccaaattgtctataggtatgaatgtgagtgtggtgtgaatggttgtttgactatatgcgattggctggccaccagtccagggtgtaccccgcctctcgcccgaagacagcgagacagctgggataggctccagcatgcccacgacccttgtgaggataagcgttagaaaatgaatggatggatggttttcaGGGTGGAAAAATCAGAAAATAGCAGCTTGTCATTCTTGTGTCGACGTCACCAACCCACTGCCACCCGATTGCGTCAAGACAGCAGAAGCGAGCTTTGATGAGAAGCTAgcattaatattttgaccaacAAGACTCACCCAGTCATTCTACACACGGTGGATGCAAATTGTTTTCAACAAGCCAAAAAACTCATTCTCAGGAGCATTTCTGTGTGGGCGGGGCCTAAGTCTGTGTTGGGACTTACTATACTTCCTGAGGGCATAAATTCTGGAGTGCTGTCCCAAATCCATTACTGCCATTACGCACTTATATTGATGATacgtatattatattgttatgctGTCATGATTGACAGGAGAGACTGGACTCCTTTTGTTTCCTTTTCCTTAACAACTTGTCTTCATGCTGTAGTTGAGTACTTCCTGTTGCTTCTATACTAGGGTACTTGTTGTAGTCTAATCTTTTGATAACTGTCAGGATATTGTGACTTTGCAGAGTTTGTGTTCAAGAATTTTCATCCATCTAAGTTGTCATCTGGTCCACACCCCCCCTCTGCTGCCATGGACAAAATTCCCAGGAGGTGGGTGCTCAAGCCTTTGTCCCCCCTGCTGCATCCGTCTGACCTACGTAGTATAGCGAGTCCAAGCAATGGTGAAGATCATTTTATGGCTACCGACAGTGTTACTGACTCCCGCCAAGAGCAGGGTGAGATCAGGGAGCTGGTGGTGCAGGCCCGCCAGATCACCTTGTCACAAGATGGCGGCGACAGCAGCGACGATTTGTATTCCAGCAGTCCCAGCAGCAGCTCAGGCTCTCACTGTGGGTTCTACTCCTTTGTGGAGGATCCAACCAGTCCAGAAGCAGAGCTGAATGAGGCGTGGATGGTCTCACCTCAGCGGCAAGTTCATCTCACCACCTTGAAGGAGGACAAGGCCTTCAAAGTGCAGACCTACAACAGTGGCAGGAAACCAGAGACTATGTTCTCAGAGTCAGAGTCACAGTACAAACTCCAGCCGGAAGACCTCTGCAAAGCATTTGGGCCAGAAGAAGAGAAGCAACTGAGGAAGGATATCATTCGGAAGCAAGCCCCAAAGAAGAAGCCAACATCTGAGATGAGTGTGGTGGAGAAGCTGGATTGCAGTAAGTCTGCAAAGTTGCTGTCAGAAGGTTTCAGTTTGAGCTACACTTCCATCAGAGGAGAACCCTCCCGTCCTGCTGAACCTGGAACAATTGTCAGCGAGCAGATCAACTTCAGTGCAGCTCGGCAGCAGTTTATGAAGCCAGAACAGGACGTGCAGAATACCCCCGTTCGCTCTTGGAGGTCAAGGGTGTCCTGGAAGGCGGAGGAAGAGGGCGCACCAAGGTCAGAACTGTCTGGGGAAGGTGCAACCTTTGTGGACTGGAGAAAAACTGAGAATGACCTCAACGGCCTCAATGATGACGACTTGCTGGTGAAGGTGCATGCCGGCTACATCAGCAACGAGGAGGTGTTTGATGAAAGCATACAAGCTGGAAGCAAAGGAAAGTCCTACCTTCACTGTGAAACCCCGATTGAGCAGGAGATCCGTTTAGTTCAGGAACGTGAGGAGAATCTCAGACACTCACGAGGCCTGAAGCACAGTGACGGATACTCAGAGATAGTGGAGATCCGAACCAAGCGTATGAAGTCACCACTAACATCAATTGAGGCCACAGAGAAGAAGCATGTGGGCTTCATCATTCAGCAAGACAACCAGAACGAGAACCAAAAGCAGGAGGTCTTAGATCTGCCACAGGGATTCTCAGCCACAAAGGAGAACCTGCAGGACCAAGATATCTTTCTGTCCCCTTGTTGTCCTCATCGGCACGCTGAAGAAACCTCCTCTTCTCGCCCACCATCCTGGACTAGAACTTATTCTTGGAGGGACAATCAGGAGTCCACTGGCCTACAATGTGGGAAAAAAGGGGCCCTGGATTTAATTGAGAAGGAAATCCAAGAGACTTTGCAAAGGGAGCAGGAGCTTCGCGAGTCCAGGGAGTGCAAGGGGTCCAGAGAGTCCAGAGAGTCCAGAGAGTCCAGAGAGTCCAGAGAGACCAGAGAGACCAGCAAGTCCAGGGTGCCCATGGAGCCCAGGGAACACAGTCTCTTCTCTCCAACCCCTTTAGTAGAGCAGGCATCCAGAATGTTTTCCAAGGAAATCCAAGAGACTTTGCAAAGGGAGCAGGAGCTTCGCGAGTCCAGGGAGTGCAAGGGGTCCAGAGAGTCCAGAGAGTCCAGAGAGTCCAGAGAGTCCAGAGAGTCCAGAGAGTCCAGAGAGTCCAGAGAGTCCAGAGAGTCCAGAGAGACCAGCGAGTCCAGAGAGACCAGCGAGTCCAGGGTGCCCATGGAGCCCAGGGAACACAGTCTCTTCTCTCCAACCCCTTCAGTAGAGCAGGCATCCAGAATGTTTTCCAACCAGTTTTACCTCACAAAAAGCTCAGGTGCGTACTCTTCAAGTCTCACACTGGCAGTGGAAAACATGCTTTTTAAATACTGCTCCAGTCATTTAACATCAGCCTCCATGATTAACCCAAGCACTACCATGATCCGCCGTAAGCTCACGTatgt is a window of Doryrhamphus excisus isolate RoL2022-K1 chromosome 5, RoL_Dexc_1.0, whole genome shotgun sequence DNA encoding:
- the palm1a gene encoding paralemmin 1a, giving the protein MSQDDRKWQSEVEEKKRQLEDDRRALHHMKSKALRERWLLDGAPPIGDEQKQQHEEHAKNLEDTVSRLEKELINLENTGACTSSLRSGSIQEVSHHKVGGDDMMKRAMYSVEIKVERDKATGETRVLSSHTKLPFDCSQGGIKVYEDHQKVVHEVNGEDGVHLLSAAEVDELILKADEVLTTPCVAVQEKEEIKEETVEAAPEITGLEAMSEEQGGAREPVTMVFMGYQDVKDQDHTKKVLGLQGTVKAELVLIEDGKTSPSGGPVDAVPIPTTVPEIVDKCESAAVPPRGSVKTKKEKEARKCCIVM
- the misp gene encoding mitotic interactor and substrate of PLK1, translated to MDKIPRRWVLKPLSPLLHPSDLRSIASPSNGEDHFMATDSVTDSRQEQGEIRELVVQARQITLSQDGGDSSDDLYSSSPSSSSGSHCGFYSFVEDPTSPEAELNEAWMVSPQRQVHLTTLKEDKAFKVQTYNSGRKPETMFSESESQYKLQPEDLCKAFGPEEEKQLRKDIIRKQAPKKKPTSEMSVVEKLDCSKSAKLLSEGFSLSYTSIRGEPSRPAEPGTIVSEQINFSAARQQFMKPEQDVQNTPVRSWRSRVSWKAEEEGAPRSELSGEGATFVDWRKTENDLNGLNDDDLLVKVHAGYISNEEVFDESIQAGSKGKSYLHCETPIEQEIRLVQEREENLRHSRGLKHSDGYSEIVEIRTKRMKSPLTSIEATEKKHVGFIIQQDNQNENQKQEVLDLPQGFSATKENLQDQDIFLSPCCPHRHAEETSSSRPPSWTRTYSWRDNQESTGLQCGKKGALDLIEKEIQETLQREQELRESRECKGSRESRESRESRESRETRETSKSRVPMEPREHSLFSPTPLVEQASRMFSKEIQETLQREQELRESRECKGSRESRESRESRESRESRESRESRESRESRETSESRETSESRVPMEPREHSLFSPTPSVEQASRMFSNQFYLTKSSDDVSATCPTVSLVTTSHAPPPSKGLTGALLRDFEERRARLKLDESSYAGIQPVDDINNQVVESTRVVRHKNQRALRWEAGVFANQLDH